A single Pseudomonas sp. DC1.2 DNA region contains:
- the rnr gene encoding ribonuclease R → MADWQSLDPEAAREAEKYENPIPSRELILAHLADRGSPASREQLVEEFGLTTEDQLEALRRRLRAMERDAQLIYTRRGTYAPVDKLDLILGRISGHRDGFGFLIPDDGSDDLFMSPAQMRLVFDGDRALARVSGLDRRGRREGVIVEVVSRAHETIVGRYFEEGGIGFVVADNPKIQQEVLVTPGRNASAKIGQFVEVKITHWPTPRFQPQGDVVEVVGNYMAPGMEIDIALRTYDIPHVWPEAVLKEAAKLKPEVEEKDKEKRIDLRHLPFVTIDGEDARDFDDAVYCEARPGKLRLFSGGWKLYVAIADVSSYVKIGSALDNESQVRGNSVYFPERVVPMLPEQLSNGLCSLNPHVDRLAMVCEMTISKSGEMTDYCFYEAVIHSHARLTYNKVSAMLETPKITEARQLRGEYNDVLPHLKQLYSLYKVLLAARHVRGAIDFETQETRIIFGTERKIAEIRPTTRNDAHKLIEECMLAANVATAEFLKKHEIPALYRVHDGPPPERLEKLRAFLGELGLSLHKGKDGPSPKDYQALLASIKDRPDFHLIQTVMLRSLSQAVYSADNQGHFGLNYEAYTHFTSPIRRYPDLLTHRAIRSVIHSKMDTPHVRRAGAMTIPKARIYPYDEAALEQLGEQCSMSERRADEATRDVVNWLKCEFMKDRVGESFPGVITAVTGFGLFVELTDIYVEGLVHVTALPGDYYHFDPVHHRLAGERTGRSFRLGDTVEVRVMRVDLDERKIDFEMAEKTISAPIGRKKRGAETAAPAAKTAAEPAPAKTGRRPAKEKAVEAYRPSDAAAKNAELRKSREMKQALLSEAKSGGKAASGGKTGRSAPEKASGSKPAKPSKHRKGPPKAGSAPTAKSGGARKPKAKS, encoded by the coding sequence ATGGCCGATTGGCAATCCCTCGATCCCGAGGCCGCTCGTGAAGCGGAAAAATATGAAAACCCTATTCCTAGCCGCGAACTGATTCTGGCGCATCTCGCCGATCGGGGTTCGCCTGCTAGCCGCGAGCAGTTGGTGGAAGAGTTTGGTCTGACCACAGAAGACCAGCTTGAAGCCCTGCGTCGCCGCCTGCGCGCCATGGAGCGCGATGCTCAACTTATCTATACCCGTCGCGGCACTTATGCGCCGGTAGACAAGCTCGATCTGATCCTGGGGCGCATCAGCGGCCACCGTGACGGCTTTGGCTTCCTGATCCCGGACGACGGCAGTGACGACCTGTTCATGAGCCCTGCACAAATGCGCTTGGTGTTCGATGGCGACCGTGCCCTTGCGCGGGTTTCAGGCCTGGACCGTCGCGGTCGCCGTGAAGGCGTGATCGTGGAAGTCGTATCCCGCGCCCACGAAACTATCGTCGGTCGTTATTTCGAAGAAGGCGGCATCGGCTTCGTCGTCGCGGACAACCCAAAGATCCAGCAGGAAGTGCTGGTCACTCCGGGCCGCAACGCCAGCGCGAAGATTGGTCAGTTTGTTGAAGTGAAGATTACTCACTGGCCGACGCCACGCTTCCAGCCGCAAGGCGACGTGGTTGAGGTTGTGGGCAACTACATGGCCCCGGGCATGGAAATCGATATCGCCCTGCGCACCTATGACATTCCTCACGTCTGGCCTGAAGCGGTCTTGAAAGAAGCTGCGAAACTCAAGCCTGAAGTCGAAGAAAAAGACAAAGAGAAGCGCATCGATCTGCGTCATCTGCCGTTTGTCACCATTGATGGTGAAGACGCTCGTGACTTCGATGACGCGGTGTACTGCGAAGCCAGGCCGGGCAAGCTGCGCCTGTTCTCCGGTGGCTGGAAGTTGTACGTCGCGATTGCCGACGTTTCCAGCTACGTGAAGATAGGTTCGGCCCTGGACAACGAGTCCCAGGTTCGTGGCAACTCGGTGTATTTCCCCGAGCGCGTGGTGCCGATGCTGCCTGAGCAGTTGTCGAACGGCCTGTGCTCCTTGAATCCGCACGTTGACCGTCTGGCCATGGTTTGCGAGATGACTATCTCCAAATCCGGCGAGATGACCGATTACTGTTTCTACGAAGCGGTGATCCACTCCCACGCTCGTCTGACCTACAACAAGGTCAGTGCAATGTTGGAGACGCCGAAAATCACCGAGGCGCGTCAGCTTCGCGGTGAGTACAACGACGTTTTGCCGCACCTCAAGCAGCTCTACTCGCTGTACAAGGTGTTGCTGGCGGCTCGCCATGTACGTGGCGCGATCGATTTTGAAACGCAGGAAACCCGAATCATCTTCGGGACCGAGCGCAAGATCGCCGAAATCCGTCCGACCACCCGTAACGACGCACACAAGCTGATCGAGGAGTGCATGCTGGCCGCCAACGTGGCCACCGCCGAGTTCCTCAAAAAGCACGAAATTCCTGCGTTGTACCGTGTTCACGATGGTCCGCCGCCAGAACGTCTGGAAAAGCTGCGCGCCTTCCTGGGCGAGCTTGGCCTGTCCCTGCACAAAGGCAAGGACGGCCCGTCGCCGAAGGACTACCAGGCACTGCTGGCAAGCATCAAAGACCGTCCGGATTTCCATCTGATCCAGACCGTCATGCTGCGTTCGTTGAGCCAAGCGGTGTATAGCGCTGATAACCAGGGCCACTTCGGCCTGAATTATGAAGCCTATACCCACTTCACCTCGCCGATCCGCCGCTATCCCGACCTGCTCACGCATCGGGCGATTCGCAGCGTCATCCATTCGAAAATGGACACCCCGCACGTTCGTCGTGCCGGTGCGATGACCATTCCAAAGGCGCGCATCTATCCGTATGACGAGGCGGCCCTGGAGCAGTTGGGCGAGCAGTGCTCGATGAGCGAGCGACGCGCCGACGAAGCCACCCGAGACGTGGTGAACTGGCTCAAATGCGAGTTCATGAAAGACCGTGTGGGCGAGTCGTTCCCGGGTGTTATCACCGCGGTGACCGGTTTCGGCCTGTTCGTCGAGCTGACCGACATCTACGTCGAAGGCTTGGTGCATGTCACTGCGCTGCCGGGTGATTACTATCACTTCGACCCTGTGCATCATCGCCTGGCCGGTGAGCGTACCGGTCGCAGCTTCCGTCTTGGCGACACCGTTGAAGTGCGGGTCATGCGCGTCGATCTTGATGAGCGCAAGATCGATTTCGAGATGGCTGAAAAGACCATCAGCGCACCGATCGGTCGCAAGAAACGCGGCGCTGAAACAGCTGCACCTGCTGCTAAAACCGCTGCAGAGCCAGCTCCGGCGAAAACCGGCCGTCGTCCTGCCAAGGAAAAAGCGGTCGAAGCCTATCGCCCGAGCGACGCGGCAGCAAAAAACGCCGAGCTGCGCAAAAGCCGTGAAATGAAGCAGGCGTTGCTGTCTGAAGCCAAAAGCGGTGGTAAAGCGGCGTCTGGGGGAAAGACCGGGCGGTCGGCGCCTGAAAAGGCCTCCGGCAGCAAGCCAGCCAAACCGAGTAAACATCGTAAAGGCCCGCCAAAGGCGGGCTCGGCTCCTACTGCCAAAAGCGGCGGAGCACGTAAACCAAAGGCCAAGTCATGA
- the rlmB gene encoding 23S rRNA (guanosine(2251)-2'-O)-methyltransferase RlmB, whose protein sequence is MSQLEKIYGVHAVEALLRHHPKRVKQIWLAEGRSDPRVQTLIELANENRVAVGNAERRELDAWVEGVHQGVVADVSPSQVWGEAMLDELLDRSEGAPLLLVLDGVTDPHNLGACLRSADAAGALAVIVPKDKSATLTPTVRKVACGAAEVIPLVAVTNLARTLEKLKQRGLWVVGTAGEAEQSLYQQDMTGPTILIMGAEGSGMRRLTRDLCDYLVHLPMTGSVSSLNVSVATGVCLFEAQRQRSVKAAGTAKKS, encoded by the coding sequence ATGAGTCAGTTGGAAAAAATCTACGGCGTGCATGCTGTAGAAGCGTTGCTGCGTCACCACCCGAAACGCGTCAAGCAGATCTGGCTGGCTGAAGGTCGCAGTGATCCGCGCGTGCAAACGCTGATCGAACTGGCGAACGAAAATCGCGTGGCCGTCGGTAATGCCGAGCGACGCGAGCTGGATGCCTGGGTTGAGGGTGTGCATCAGGGTGTTGTGGCGGACGTGAGTCCTAGCCAGGTCTGGGGCGAGGCGATGCTCGACGAGCTGCTTGATCGCAGCGAAGGCGCGCCGTTGTTGCTGGTGCTTGATGGCGTGACCGATCCGCACAACCTTGGTGCTTGCCTTCGTTCAGCCGATGCGGCCGGTGCGCTGGCGGTGATTGTTCCGAAGGACAAGTCGGCGACCTTGACCCCAACGGTACGAAAAGTGGCCTGCGGCGCGGCGGAAGTGATTCCGCTGGTGGCCGTGACGAACCTGGCGCGTACCCTGGAAAAACTCAAGCAGCGTGGCTTGTGGGTTGTCGGCACAGCGGGAGAGGCTGAGCAGAGTCTGTATCAGCAAGACATGACCGGCCCGACTATCCTGATCATGGGGGCGGAAGGTAGCGGCATGCGGCGTCTGACTCGTGATCTTTGCGATTACTTGGTGCATTTGCCGATGACCGGCAGTGTCAGCAGTCTCAACGTTTCCGTGGCCACGGGCGTGTGCTTGTTCGAGGCTCAGCGTCAGCGTAGCGTCAAAGCTGCTGGAACCGCCAAGAAGTCCTGA
- the rpsF gene encoding 30S ribosomal protein S6: MRHYEIIFLVHPDQSEQVGGMVERYTKLIEEDGGKIHRLEDWGRRQLAYAINNVHKAHYVMLNVECTGKALAELEDNFRYNDAVIRNLVIRREEAVTGQSEMLKAEENRSERRERRDRPEHSDAEGVDSDDSDNSDNADE, translated from the coding sequence ATGCGTCATTACGAAATCATCTTTTTGGTCCACCCGGATCAAAGCGAGCAAGTCGGCGGCATGGTAGAGCGTTACACCAAGCTGATCGAAGAAGACGGTGGCAAAATCCACCGTCTGGAAGATTGGGGCCGTCGTCAACTGGCCTATGCAATCAACAATGTTCACAAGGCTCACTACGTGATGCTGAACGTTGAATGCACTGGCAAGGCCCTGGCCGAGCTGGAAGACAACTTCCGCTACAACGATGCAGTGATCCGTAACCTGGTCATCCGTCGCGAAGAAGCCGTTACTGGCCAATCCGAGATGCTCAAGGCTGAAGAAAACCGCAGTGAGCGCCGTGAGCGTCGCGACCGTCCTGAGCACTCCGACGCTGAAGGCGTTGACAGTGATGACAGCGACAACAGCGATAACGCTGACGAGTAA
- the rpsR gene encoding 30S ribosomal protein S18 — protein MARFFRRRKFCRFTAEDVKEIDYKDLNTLKAYVSETGKIVPSRITGTKARYQRQLATAIKRARFLALLAYTDSHGR, from the coding sequence ATGGCACGTTTCTTCCGTCGTCGTAAATTCTGCCGCTTCACCGCTGAAGACGTGAAGGAGATCGATTACAAAGATCTCAACACTCTGAAAGCTTATGTATCCGAGACCGGCAAAATCGTTCCAAGCCGCATCACCGGTACTAAAGCTCGTTATCAGCGTCAGCTGGCCACCGCTATCAAGCGCGCCCGCTTCCTGGCCCTGCTGGCCTACACCGACAGCCACGGCCGCTGA
- the rplI gene encoding 50S ribosomal protein L9, whose translation MQLILLEKVTNLGNLGDKVNVKAGYGRNYLLPYGKATAATAANVAAFEERRADLEKAAADRKTSAESRAAQLAELEVTITATAGDEGKLFGSIGTHDIADALTASGVEVAKSEVRLPNGTIRNVGEFDVAVHLHAEVEATVRVVVVAA comes from the coding sequence ATGCAACTGATCCTTCTGGAAAAAGTCACCAACCTGGGCAACCTGGGTGACAAAGTGAACGTTAAGGCTGGTTACGGTCGTAACTACCTGCTGCCTTACGGTAAAGCGACCGCTGCGACCGCTGCCAACGTGGCTGCGTTCGAAGAGCGTCGCGCTGATCTTGAAAAAGCCGCAGCAGACCGTAAAACCTCGGCTGAAAGCCGTGCCGCCCAACTGGCTGAGCTGGAAGTGACTATCACTGCCACCGCCGGTGACGAAGGCAAGCTGTTCGGTTCGATCGGTACTCACGACATCGCTGATGCACTGACCGCCTCTGGCGTTGAAGTTGCAAAAAGCGAAGTTCGTCTGCCGAACGGCACCATCCGCAACGTAGGCGAATTCGACGTAGCCGTGCATCTGCACGCCGAAGTTGAAGCCACCGTACGCGTTGTCGTGGTAGCAGCTTAA
- the dnaB gene encoding replicative DNA helicase, which produces MNDISAPEQYDLQTAALKVPPHSIEAEQAVLGGLMLDNNAWERVLDQVSDGDFYRHDHRLIFRAIAKLADQNSPIDVVTLAEQLDKEGQTSQVGGLGYLGELAKNTPSVANIKAYAQIVRARATLRQLIGIAAEIADSAFNPEGRTAEEILDEAERQIFQIAEARPKTGGPVSVNDLLTKAIDRIDTLFNTDNAITGLSTGYTDLDGMTSGLQPSDLIIVAGRPSMGKTTFAMNLVENAVLRSDKCVLVYSLEMPGESLIMRMLSSLGRIDQTKVRAGRLEDDDWPRLTSAVNLLNDRKLFIDDTAGISPSEMRARTRRLVREHGEVGLIMIDYLQLMQIPGSGGDNRTNEISEISRSLKALAKEFNCPVVALSQLNRSLEQRPNKRPINSDLRESGAIEQDADVIMFVYRDEVYHPETEHKGIAEIIIGKQRNGPIGTSRLAFIGKYTRFENLAPGSYNFDDE; this is translated from the coding sequence ATGAACGATATCTCTGCTCCTGAGCAATACGATCTGCAAACCGCTGCCCTGAAGGTGCCGCCACATTCTATCGAGGCCGAACAGGCCGTGCTCGGTGGTTTGATGCTGGACAACAACGCCTGGGAGCGTGTGCTCGATCAAGTCTCCGACGGCGATTTCTATCGGCATGACCACCGTCTTATCTTCCGCGCAATTGCCAAGCTGGCTGACCAGAACTCACCCATCGACGTGGTGACCCTGGCTGAGCAATTGGACAAGGAAGGTCAGACTTCGCAAGTCGGTGGCCTCGGTTACCTTGGGGAGCTGGCCAAAAACACGCCGTCTGTCGCCAACATCAAGGCGTATGCGCAGATCGTCCGCGCGCGGGCCACTTTGCGGCAGTTGATTGGCATCGCTGCCGAGATCGCCGACAGCGCTTTCAACCCGGAAGGCCGAACGGCTGAAGAGATTCTCGACGAAGCCGAGCGGCAGATTTTCCAGATCGCCGAGGCTCGGCCGAAGACCGGTGGTCCGGTCAGCGTCAACGATTTGCTGACCAAAGCCATTGATCGTATCGATACGCTGTTCAACACCGACAACGCGATCACTGGCCTGTCCACCGGTTACACCGACCTGGACGGCATGACCAGTGGCTTGCAACCCTCCGACCTGATCATCGTCGCCGGTCGTCCATCCATGGGTAAAACCACCTTTGCGATGAACCTCGTAGAAAACGCCGTGTTGCGCAGCGACAAGTGCGTACTGGTTTACTCGCTGGAGATGCCAGGCGAATCGCTGATCATGCGTATGTTGTCGTCCCTCGGTCGGATCGATCAGACCAAGGTCCGGGCCGGCCGCCTGGAAGACGACGACTGGCCTCGCCTGACCTCGGCGGTCAACCTGCTTAACGATCGCAAACTGTTTATCGATGATACGGCGGGCATCAGCCCATCGGAGATGCGTGCGCGGACACGGCGTTTGGTGCGTGAGCACGGCGAGGTCGGGCTTATCATGATCGACTACCTGCAATTGATGCAGATTCCAGGGTCTGGCGGTGACAACCGGACCAACGAGATTTCCGAAATTTCCCGCTCCTTGAAAGCCTTGGCCAAGGAATTCAACTGCCCGGTGGTTGCGCTGTCGCAGCTCAACCGCTCTCTCGAGCAGCGCCCGAACAAACGCCCGATCAACTCCGACTTGCGTGAATCCGGAGCAATCGAGCAGGATGCCGACGTCATCATGTTCGTTTACCGGGACGAGGTTTATCACCCGGAAACCGAGCACAAAGGCATCGCCGAAATCATTATCGGCAAGCAGCGAAACGGGCCTATCGGTACGTCGCGGCTGGCGTTTATCGGTAAGTACACCCGTTTTGAAAACCTGGCGCCGGGTAGCTATAACTTCGACGACGAGTAA
- a CDS encoding YgiQ family radical SAM protein, which translates to MQAAKPLFDYPKYWAECFGPAPFLPMSREEMDQLGWDSCDIIIVTGDAYVDHPSFGMAIIGRLLESQGFRVGIIAQPNWQSKDDFMKLGEPNLFFGVAAGNMDSMINRYTADKKIRSDDAYTPGGLAGKRPDRASLVYSQRCKEAYKNVPIVLGGIEASLRRIAHYDYWQDRVRNSILIDACADILLYGNAERAIVEVAQRLSYGHKIEDITDVRGTAFIRRDTPQGWYEVDSTRIDRPGKVDKIINPYVNTQDTQACAIEQEKGPVEDPEEAKVVQILESPRMTRDKTVIRLPSVEKVRGDAVLYAHANRVLHLETNPGNARALVQKHGEVDVWFNPPPIPMTTEEMDYVFGMPYARIPHPAYGKEKIPAYDMIRFSVNIMRGCFGGCTFCSITEHEGRIIQNRSEESIIREIEEIRDKVPGFTGVISDLGGPTANMYRIACKTPEIESACRKPSCVFPGICPNLNTDHSSLIQLYRSARALPGVKKILIASGLRYDLAVESPEYVKELVTHHVGGYLKIAPEHTEEGPLNQMMKPGIGSYDKFKRMFEKYSKEAGKEQYLIPYFIAAHPGTTDEDMMNLALWLKGNGFRADQVQAFYPSPMATATAMYHSGKNPLRKVTYKSDAVTIVKSEEQRRLHKAFLRYHDPKGWPMLREALTRMGRADLIGPGKNQLIPLHQPATDSYQSARRKNSTPAGSHKVAGEKTTKILTQHTGLPPRASDGANPWDKREQAKAAAFARNQQAAKDRKDAAKGKGPKPARKPVVPR; encoded by the coding sequence ATGCAAGCAGCCAAGCCGTTATTTGACTATCCCAAATACTGGGCCGAATGTTTCGGGCCAGCGCCATTCCTGCCCATGAGCAGGGAGGAGATGGATCAGCTCGGCTGGGATTCCTGCGACATCATCATCGTCACCGGTGATGCATACGTCGACCACCCATCGTTCGGTATGGCAATTATCGGCCGGCTGCTAGAGTCCCAGGGCTTTCGCGTCGGGATCATTGCCCAGCCAAACTGGCAATCCAAAGACGATTTCATGAAGCTCGGCGAGCCGAACCTGTTTTTCGGCGTCGCCGCCGGCAACATGGATTCGATGATCAACCGCTACACCGCCGACAAGAAAATCCGTTCCGACGATGCCTACACCCCCGGTGGTTTGGCGGGTAAGCGTCCGGATCGCGCGAGCCTGGTCTACAGCCAGCGCTGTAAAGAAGCTTACAAAAACGTGCCGATTGTACTGGGTGGCATTGAGGCGTCCTTGCGCCGTATCGCCCACTACGACTACTGGCAGGACCGGGTACGCAACTCGATCCTGATCGATGCCTGCGCCGACATTCTGCTTTACGGTAACGCCGAGCGAGCCATTGTCGAAGTCGCCCAGCGTCTGTCCTACGGTCACAAGATCGAAGACATCACTGACGTGCGCGGCACCGCGTTCATTCGTCGCGACACGCCGCAAGGCTGGTACGAAGTCGATTCGACACGCATCGACCGTCCGGGCAAGGTCGACAAGATCATTAACCCGTATGTCAATACGCAAGACACCCAAGCCTGTGCCATCGAGCAGGAAAAGGGCCCGGTTGAAGATCCGGAAGAAGCCAAGGTTGTACAGATTCTCGAAAGCCCGCGGATGACTCGCGACAAGACCGTGATTCGTCTGCCGTCGGTTGAAAAAGTCCGTGGCGACGCGGTTCTTTATGCTCACGCCAACCGCGTGCTCCACCTGGAAACCAATCCGGGTAACGCCCGCGCGCTGGTGCAGAAGCACGGCGAAGTCGATGTCTGGTTCAATCCGCCGCCGATTCCGATGACTACTGAAGAAATGGATTACGTGTTCGGCATGCCTTACGCACGGATCCCGCACCCTGCGTATGGCAAGGAAAAGATTCCAGCCTACGACATGATCCGTTTCTCGGTGAACATCATGCGGGGCTGCTTCGGTGGCTGTACGTTCTGCTCGATCACCGAGCATGAAGGTCGGATCATTCAGAACCGTTCCGAAGAGTCGATCATTCGCGAGATCGAAGAGATCCGTGACAAGGTGCCAGGTTTCACCGGCGTCATTTCCGACCTCGGCGGCCCGACGGCTAACATGTACCGCATCGCTTGCAAGACCCCGGAAATTGAATCCGCGTGCCGCAAGCCATCATGCGTGTTCCCTGGCATTTGCCCGAACCTGAACACCGACCACTCGTCGTTGATCCAGCTGTATCGCAGCGCCCGTGCCTTGCCAGGTGTGAAGAAGATCCTGATCGCCTCCGGCCTGCGTTATGACCTCGCGGTCGAGTCGCCGGAATACGTCAAGGAACTGGTGACCCACCACGTCGGTGGTTACTTGAAGATCGCCCCGGAACACACCGAGGAAGGTCCGCTCAACCAGATGATGAAACCGGGCATTGGCAGCTATGACAAGTTCAAGCGCATGTTCGAGAAGTATTCCAAAGAAGCTGGGAAAGAGCAGTACCTGATTCCTTACTTCATTGCCGCGCACCCCGGCACCACTGACGAAGACATGATGAACCTTGCCTTGTGGCTTAAGGGCAATGGCTTTCGCGCCGATCAGGTGCAAGCGTTTTACCCGTCGCCGATGGCCACGGCTACCGCGATGTACCACTCGGGCAAGAACCCGCTGCGTAAGGTCACTTACAAGAGCGACGCGGTAACCATCGTCAAGAGCGAAGAGCAGCGTCGTCTGCACAAAGCGTTCTTGCGTTATCACGACCCGAAAGGCTGGCCGATGCTGCGTGAAGCGCTGACCCGCATGGGTCGCGCCGACTTGATCGGGCCGGGTAAGAACCAGTTGATCCCGCTGCACCAGCCGGCGACCGACAGTTACCAAAGTGCCCGCCGCAAGAACTCGACGCCGGCTGGCAGCCATAAAGTCGCGGGGGAGAAAACCACCAAGATTCTGACCCAGCACACTGGCTTACCGCCGCGTGCCAGCGATGGCGCTAACCCTTGGGACAAGCGTGAACAAGCCAAGGCTGCGGCGTTCGCCCGCAACCAGCAGGCAGCGAAGGATCGTAAGGACGCGGCCAAAGGCAAAGGGCCAAAGCCTGCGCGTAAGCCGGTAGTGCCACGCTAA